Genomic window (Rosa chinensis cultivar Old Blush chromosome 6, RchiOBHm-V2, whole genome shotgun sequence):
TTAACCATACTAATAGCTAATTAGTAAAACAGAACAAAACCCAGTTCTAATTTATGAAATTATAGTACATAAAATTCAGCAAATTCCATCTCTTATAATATACAGAACAAGCTTAGGAAAAGTCAATCAAGCATACAGTACAGTACAGATCAAAGtaccaaaaacccagaaaaattcaagaaacTAAAACGGAAAATCCAACGGAAATtacgaaatatatatatatatgaataataTTCGATTCTTGAGCTTAAACCCTCATCTTCCTGGGCCTCTGTTGCTGTAATTCATCTTCTCATAAAACCGAATCGAGAGAAGCGAGAGCGAAAGATTCACCTCATCCTTCCCCCACCTAGCGTGCGGCTTGGCGGCCACCATCGGCTTCAGCGGAGCCGCCCACGACGACGACGAAGAAGACAAGGACGATAGAGAGGACGGAGAAGGCTTAGTGAGAGGCCAGATGTAGAGGGAGTGGAGCCTCCGGAAGCCACCGAGGGCGAGGACGACAGATCTCAGCTGCTGATTACCGCAGCCGATGTTAGCCCAGTGGCGGGTGCAGATGAGCTCCCAGAGCCGCTCGTCCTGGGCGGTCTTGTGCCACTGCTTGCTCACACACGACGCCATTCCCAGTGTTCTGGCATCAACGTGCTTAAACACCTCGAATATCAGATTATCGTCCAGATTCGTAAAGCCCGGGCCTTGAACGATGACAACCTCCTCTTCTTGCTGCTGCTCAATCttgtcttcctcttcttcttccacctttAACTTCTTCATCTTATTATCGCCCTCCTCCGCCATGGACAACCCACGCTTCATCAATCGGAAGGAATCTGGGTCTCaagtgtgtgtgagagagagaaagagagagagagagagagagagagagaaattataGTGGGGGGAGTGGGAGATGATGGGTTATGGGATATGGAGAGAACAGGTAATAACGAGGGAGGTGGGGGAGGTTGGGATTGATAAAGGAGAATGGAGGAGGGACCTGGTTTTTGGGGAGTTATCGAAGACGACAATAGGAGGAAATGAATGCGCTTTGGTTTGTGTCTCAATTTTGACGAATACCTTCTGCACCTAAACTCAGCTTGCCTCTCCTCTTACCTGCCTAATTTGTTTATTGTGTTGTCTCCTTCTGTAAATTGGCTCTACTGCATTAATCACAACAAAAAAACATTTGTTTTCTTGCTTTTGATTTTATGAAGAGGCATGAATAAAAATAAGGAAGTCCTCTGTCGGTGAAAGCTGTTCTGTgtttgggaaaaagaaaaattaatcgaGCGATATTTATCTGACAACAATAACTAAATagtgattgaagaaaaaatttggaaaagaaaagagaaaagaagatgaAAGCGCCCTCATAGTTTTCTACTCCGCACGTTTTGTATTCAGACACGATCTTGTTAGCATAACCGATCGCAGTGTTTGTGACGTGAATGCTCACACACAATGATTTATTATTCAACGGTTATATTGAAAAAGATTCGAAACGTAAGCATCGTACATGGTTAATTGTGAGTCGTTTTGTTCCTATTGGAGTGGGATGTTGATTGGGCGGGTAAAGGGTGATGTAACAATTATGTCCTTGGCGCGGAGTCTAGCTTCTAGCTATGTGCTCTTATGTCGTGCATCTGCTTAAGGGGATTCTTATTCTGGGACCAATGTTGGATAATTGCGAACAAGTCCTCTGTTAAGTTATGGACTTATCAAGATGAAGTTATTAGGTTATCgaatctttatttttaatttgtatTCAAtgtttatgaattttttttatcgtatttttgtctttttaatttattttgttcaacaatttgctgacaaaATTTTATTCAAATAGCCGAAGAGGTTGTCCATCTGATTGAACCAATGTGATAAAATCTGAAAGCCATAGATGGTAATAATCGTTAATGCTCGGAATAAATCAAGTAATGATTTAGGCCCAAGTTGAGGAAAAAGCTGGAGGAACCATTGCATTTGCCAAACTCTGTTTTGTATTATTGGGTTTTGTCTGGTAAAAGGTCTACTACTCCTCTCGAAAAGGCTAAGgaaagaacaaaataaaaaggaggAGATGGATTAAACAATGTTGTAGTGGTTGGCACTCACCCAcgttctccttcttcctcttcatcttcttcatttaAAGAAAGCTATATATCCGATTTGTTTTTTTGCTTCAAAGATTCCGAATTTCCGATCAATATTTTGTTCATCACACATGAAATTGACGCTTTTGTCATCACCTAACTTTCATGTTCTGGTCAACCGAATATTTAGATGcccttttcttcatttttcttttccatttttttaatGGTCTATGTTGAATTTTGTCATGCTGATCTAAGTTTGATGATCTTCAAAATAATTAGCTTAATTATTATGCTAATTCTGTGGTCTCCAAAACAAATATTTTATGCTGATGATGTATCTTTTTACTTATTACACGGCTCTAAAAGTCAGAATTAGAACTTCAAATTTGTAACTCAGAGACTTATGCTACTAAATCAAATGATCTTTTttcataattaaataaaaaaatgtttcaattaattaaacaaacatcCTCAACCAATACAACAACAATCCCAACTTGAAGCAGCTTGTTCCAAAGCCCAACCCATATAATTGAATCCAGAACCCAGTTGACATCTGTACTATTTTTATGTCTTCAAGTTTCGGCAATAATAGCCCACCCCACTTGACATTTAAACCCAGCCCAAATGCTTGAATCCCTGCAAACGTGTAAGATATGCTAGAATTTTTCTTCCAGTTTGAGGTATTGATGGGAAAATTAGCATACCTTGTTCAATTAATTCCGAtatatttctttcatttttaatAAAATGCTAGATAAATTTCGAAATCATGCTATATATGAGCTCCAAAGTCCAAAGTGTTGAGCAAGTTTATAACTACACTAATTTTCTGGAATCTAACTTTGCAACTAGCTGGAAGATCAATGTCTCCTAGCTAGCAAGACAATAATTTGATTGATATAATATGGAGAACTAACAAAGAACACTGATAATGATAATATAAAGCATGTTAATTTGCTTGGAGAAAAGAATGTAGTCATTTATCTCCTGATCTGGACACAATAATCCACCTGCAGCTGCATGGCCATGATGATTGATGAACAAGTACTAGTGTCCACTGCCTCCTTTACTAGGACCAGAATATGCTTCAGCTATGGTCAccatcttcctcttcatcacTGGAGTAGCGGTAGTCGGATAAAGAGTATCGCCTGTATGGCCTACCCCTCTTCTACTAGGACCAGAATATGCTTCAACTATCTTAAACCTGCTCCTGCTGTTGCTGCTATTGGAAGATGAGATGATCAGCTTCTTGTTATGCAGAAGAGGCCTCGAGCCTCCGACTAGTTCCATAGCCGGCGACGTGAGtatgaggaggaggaagaagaacctGGAGATGGAGAAGTTTATGATGCCTTCATGCTGGTGCTTCATTTTATCTTTGGTTTTTGATTATTTGTTGCGACAGACCTATTATATATAGGAAATGCAAGGAGGCGAGGATGGAGACAGCCTTTGTATGAGGAAGAAAGATTATAACTACATaagaaatataacaaaataacaaatagaTATAAAGCCGTCTTGGACTCTTGTGAAACATGATCTGCTTCTTTATTATATTTTCATTCGTTTCCTCCAACCCAATCTAATAAGTTATTATTCACAACCCAGTATTTAATCAAATTGGTGGATGATGGGAACTTGGGAAGCCATGAAGTCGATTAATTACTTGCCCAAACATCTCTTTTGAGCTAGGTTTCCATATTattcataaataaaatttaatccCTTTTTATCTACGAGCAGGTTCTTTGTAATATATGTATAGAGTGAGATATTTCAGATCTTTTGGGTGTTTTTTTAGGGAAGTACTTGAAAAGTGTATAATATATGGCCCGTGAGTATAAGACAGCTGACCATCAAAGTAAGCCTCTGATAGATTACTTGTCAAACTGGGAAATGTCATCCATGTGTATATTCTCGCCGGATTATGGTCTTCGATTGCGGTGGCTGTCCATGCTTGACATATATCCTAAATCTCTATGTACTAATATAGTATATCGTCGTATATATTGGTTGCAACATTAATTCAAAGGATGTAAGACTATAAGAGTAAGGTTGAAGATCCAACCTCACGAGAGCCATATTTAACGTTGATCttagtatttattttctttcaacATTCTTATGACCCCCCACGAGCCAATATTTTATATATCATATGAGTAATTCACAGTAGTCGATCGGTAGCAGCTAGCTGGTATCATCATGATTATTAAAGACTCCAATGTGGCAATGTCCACAGTGGGTAGTATAAACCTCATGGCTCACGAGTAAGTACGATTCCAAGCCAGCTTGGCATTGACAAACTTATTGGGTCTAACTGAGGATCCAGGCTCATGTTATTTGGGTACACACGTGAATTAGGCTAATAACGTTGGATCCTAGTTTTAACTTAACCTTGGTCATACATATGTATAATCAGGAACAACGTGATAGGCATGTACGTATGTAAAGAGAAACAAGATTTCCGAAGTTTGTTCTTACTATAATTATAATGAACTAGATATTGCCAAGATGTGTGCATATATCAACGATCCGGATATCTTGCCAAGTTGGGGGATTCTGTGGGCTGTTAGCTAGATATTGGGACGACATTTTCAATTGAAGCTGTTGATGTCGTCTAAGATGACAACCTTGTTCAGATTCAGGTTGACATGCATGCTTCAAGTCACCTCGATTACCATGATCCTTCAAGTCACCTCAATTAGCATGATCGAGCTGGTGGTGCACCAATTAAAATGCAAGAAAAAGACTTTCTTATTTAGCTTAAACTTAGTTGAGTTATTTATGTACGTAGTTGGTGTTAATTAGCTCGGTTCGGCCGGGTGATTGTTCTATCAGTGTTAGCCATCAAATCAAGCAGATTATGAACAGGATTGCAAATCACTATGAACCCAATTGAAAGTCTCCATACTTAATGCAAAGAAAACCTCACAagtttatacacacacacacacacatgtatgtATGTACAATTGAGAAAGTAATATGCACCCACCAGATGATGTCTTGATTATGTAGATTTGAACAATAGGGTAGCAGTTAGTAGATATATTCTTAGTCTAATCTCTTTGTTCGAATTTTATAAACCTGTTAGTCATATGCAATTGGCATCAAGCATACTTGTCATGGAAGGCAACAAATACTGATAGATGACCGACAAACTATAATCGTATGCGTGGCATATTGTAATAGTCCACCTAGCAAACTTGTGGCATTCGCTTGGAAATCAAAATGTCAAGTTTGCTAAAGCTAGACGAGGTCACCGTTTCGTACCCACTCCACAGTCTTTTAGTTCTTACTTCCAGTAGAATGGGACTTAAAAAATTCCGAATTGGTCTTCCACTTTGAATTGTAAGAGCAAGCATGTTCTTGAATAGGAGATTGTTGAAAATCTTGTACATTCCAATCCTCATGCCTCCCTTTGAATATAACTCTCTTTCAAGTTTGAACCAATTTTAATATGCTTTGAAAACCACGTACTAAATTTAAAATAGGGTTTAGGCAACTTTTGATAAACCCGTaactattttcgaaaatccttgCTCTTCTCTGGGTTAAGGAACCACATGTCCACATGGGTCTCTAAAACCCTAATTTAAATTAATGCCAGTGTTTAATGAACTATATCAAAAACTCTATTTAGCTACAACAACTCCAATTTTAAAAATTCAAATCGTAGTTATGAGTGGAAAGCCCGGTGTTCAATGAAATGTATCAAAGATCCTATTTAGCCACCTCAAcgtattttaattttaattgtctAAATTGTAATTATGCGTTGAAAGACGGTGTATTTTGCCCACGATCACTCCTTTTGTCCACACACTTGTATCACCGTCTTCTTCCTCTGGTAGACAGTTGAACCAACAAAATGTTTATTTTCAGAAAAAGCACATATATGTCATACTAGCCATGTCTGAACAAATACtgcttttttgtctcctccaccTTCCCCCTCCCCCCAAATCAAATTGGCGGTCACTCATTCATTTCCATCGAAATTATATACAAGTCTAAAATTAAAGGAGCAACGCGTTACAGATTGTAAACATGGACGCACGCGTTAGAACTCGATCAGATCGATCACAGACCAACACCCACCGTGTGAAACCATTCGGAGGCGAACGTGGCCATGCAAAAAAGTTCAGATGAGGTTTGCAGGCAGACTTTCTTTGCTCTTTTTCCTCGGTGACTTCCTTGTTACAGAGTCAAATTCCAACAGCACAACCATTTTCAAAGTTAACCACCCTCATCTTAGCCCTTTCAACTTGATTATTCCCCAagtaaactaaaaaaatatgcCAAGTCAAACATTCTGTGATGACACCTAAGCCACACCGTCATCGGCCTCCAAACCCTTGTACATAAATACAGGCAGAGCCCCAAGCCTTTTGACACAGAAACCCGAGAAAACCCAATTCAGTAAAAGCACAGTTGGTTTATTGTGAACGTTGATTGTTGAAGATCGATATGTCAATGAAGAAGAACAGTTGCGTGTGGTTCGTGTTGGGCCTGGCGATACTGATAGTGTCGACTGAGTTTGTTCAAGTTGATTGCAGAGCGCTTCGATCCGACTCGGCGACTGGTGAGGGATGCAAAGAGCAGGCTGGTGGAGCTGAGGAGATGGCCGGAATGGGAAGCTTTGCGGTTTCGTCTAGTTTCAACTCATCGAGCAATGATAATAGTACTTATCAGCCTTCGGTGAGGAGCTTGATGTTTAGGTTGGCTTCTGGACCTAGCAAAAAAGGTCCTGGCCATTAGCTTCATTACTACTCATCAATTCTTTTGTTCTTGGTCATTTTTCATGTTCATGCTGCACAAAAGGTTGTGTGACTTGGATCTTGTAACTTTGTATCCAACTGGGATTTCTATACTCACAAATGTGATCTCATACATGCAATCCTTCGGTATTAGTTCATACAATGACAAACAATTAGATCTTGTTGTTAGTTCAAACCCATATTATCAATTTGGTatttgggtatatatatattctgaaTTGTAGCATAAATGATGAGAAATATGAAAGATCCATCATCCATGTTTCATAATCACTGTTCTTGCTTTCAATGCTATGATAGAAAGAACTGCCATTAATCAGCCTCAGAGATACAGTCTCCATTGTTCTGACCAAAATGGAGTAACAATGAACCTTTCCGTTTTGGTCAAAGACTATGGTCTTCGGTCACTACTCACTAGCATATGAATGAAAGTCAGTGCATAGTTACAAAATATTGGTGCATATTAACCCAAGTTGAATTACTGAGACTTGCGAGTAGTATGCTGTTTTATAGAAAATGTAAGATTTTGTCTACGACTTATGAATATTCAGATATCTTTATTTATTGTCAATTAAATTTAATTTATATGTCaaatatatttgaaattatggGACTAGTCCACACGGGTGAATATATACATTTGTGAATGTAACACCAACCACCACCTACCTATAGAGATAACGACAAGCGTTCCGTGTTTGACACTAACAAAGAACAGTAGAAAAAAATTGGTCGCAGATAAAATGCAGTAGAAAAAACTAGCAAAACAAAAGCTCATGTTCATCATGATTATTCACTTGTTTATTTTACCAACACTTTTTCCATGTTTACAAATTCACACGACTAATGGGTGCGCAGTTGGTTTGCATACAATTTGCATGTGAAATCATAGACACTGTTATTTAATCCAATTGAAAACAAAAGAGATAACGAATTAAGATCTCTTTACTCCTTGATAGTTTTTACCTTactgttttcttgttcttcactcTTAATTACTTGGTCCAGTTCATACCTGCACCAGTTAAAGTCCTTATAGTCATTTCCCCTTAAGTCTCCTACACTCTCATGAACACAGTTTTCTACTTTTCTTCCCTTTCCTCCTTCGCTGCCCTATTAATTCATCAATCAGTTCATAAAAGATCATCAAGAATTTAGACGCGCAAATTGAAACCATTATATTATAGTGGAGATTGGTCATGAACTCATGATACGATAACATAGAAAAGGAGGATGTGTGCAAGTCAGTCAGAAGATTTATTGGTTGAGAGAAACCAAGTTGTGGCTACGCTTTCGGTTTGTTTGTTCACTCACTCCCTTTTCTCTTCATCGTGGCGTAACTTGTGTTATGATTTGTCGGAATAGAGAGAGGTTGCACTTAATCAAGTGGGCGTAATTACTGCTAAATAATGAGCGTCATCAAttgatcaaaaacaaaataacaagtCTCTAAATCTAAGTTTGAAGTTTCTGTAAGTGAAGGGAAAAATGTTCAGGAGTTGACCATGTAGTTTGGAAATTCCCAATTGGGATTCAGAATACTTTTATGCTATTAATTTATTCGTACCTATGATCAAacttatattttaattttcagattttatgttgtttgattcATACTTTTTATAGTTAATTCGATTCAAGTCCTTTTTGTAATCACACCATTGGTAAGATATGAGTTTAGGAGCTGCTTTAAGTAACATACCACAAAAATCTTGACTTAATTTTATGTACGATTGTCTCAATTTTTCAATttgaaaaattgtaaaaaaaaatagggttGAACATTTAGATTTTTGAGTTCCATAAACTCTAGAATCGTTTAAGAATTATGATTTGAGAgttcaaagattttgatgaaaaaataaaaacatgctatTTTAGCCAAAACACCATGTACCATAATCTCACAATTTTGGACAGGAATGACCtcaaaattttagttttttgtcCTATAGAGAAAAACTTCTGAAGTTAATTCTCACGAGGTTGGAAAAAAGCGTATATATAACATAATTTGTTGCAAATGTATAAAAGCATTGCAATTTGCAAATCTAACAATATGCCACTTATTCAGTCCAACTCCCAttatgagaaaaaaaatattaacacTGTCAAGTTTCCACGAGAAAAAAACAGAGAGTCCAGAAGACCAGAACCGAGAATCAACAACCCAAACGACCGAGTGCTGTGGATGGATAACTACCGTCAAAGTTGTCTGAAAATGACGCTGGCGTGCTAAGACAACGACCAGACTATACCAACTCCACTATTGGAATTAAATACCTTCATGCCAAGGAACCCAGGGAAGCACAACAAAACTTCAAATCGCTACTGGCTCTTGGATACATTAGTAGAGATGTACAAGAGATAATGCAAAAGATACAAAAGGATAAATTAGAAGGATGAAAGAGGAAGGGATAGGATAATCACAATACACAAATGAAATATCTAAAATCTAAAGCCTATAATGCAGATACAAATCATACAATGCATGTCATGTCATTCACTTGAACAATCCTGCTTAACCACTGTACTTTCAAGAAAAAACAGAAGGTACTCAAATTTGAAAGTAAGCATGCAGAATGTAGCACTTGCACATCAAGAAAAATCGATATACACTATCAAATGACTCAACCCACCAGACAAACTCAAACTAGTGCAGAGCTTAGACGTGTTGATGAATCACCTACTTTTATTACCTCCTCATAATAATATAGAAGCAATCAAAAAGCAGGACTGGAAATTACATGCATTTGCGCAGAAACTGAAGAATTTGCACTATAAAAtgacaaaaagataaaaattagCTCAACACAAAATGAAGGTGGAATTCCAGCAAACCATGAAAACACCAATCACCTTTCCTTTCCCAATCACCTACAACTGATAGAGCATAATGGGATACAAAAGTAGAGAAGCATCAACACAGACCAGTTTTAACATGCATGAACAAGAAATAGAACTGTATAAGAATGCTTCGAGGGACATTGGCCAATATCCCTTTTGACCAAAAAGCTTAACTTGATTTGAGCCTCTTTTACCATTGCAACCCTACCATACTGATAACAAGCTAACCTCATATGATCATCATCATGCATAACTCTAATTGGTTATGATCtaataaaaaaacaatgaaGCAACACTCGAGACATCCCAAACTCGCACATTCAAAAGCGTTGCTATCCAAAGAACATAAGATCAGGGAACGTTCTTCTTGTTCCTCCCCCAATATTCTTGTAATATAACCACATACCAACAGATTATTTGATTCAGCATTGTAATTTAGGCTAAGCACTAAAACAGAAACACTAAAAAAAGACAGTAGCAGTAGTTATATAACTTTCAAAATTTGCAATTGCGAATGCATCCCTTTCATTATGTTGTTTTAGCACAAGCATCTCGTAACAAAGCAGATTGatacccaacaccaaaccaccACATCATATAAAACGGAGAAAATGGAAGCGCATTGCGACAATACCTAAATATTTAAACTCTGTGATAGATTGTTATAATAGAGTAGGCATCATAAGAAATCCACAATCAGTACGAAATAGATCTTAATACTAATATTAAAGCTAGAAATGCCTAACACTGACGCAGATCAGGTTGACTCAGTCTCAGTCTTGACATCCTCACTGGGAACGGCGGCGGCATCGTCGGCGGCGGCGGTGCTACCAGTCTCGGCGGTCTCGGACGCGCCGTTTTCAGCAGCAGAAGCAGCGGCGTTCTTAGCCTTGACGACCTCGAGCATGCGCTTGCTGATCTCCTTGGAGTAGATCTGCAGGATCTTCATCCCGTTCTCGCCGCTGACCTCCGTGGCGGCGGATCCCCCGGCGGCGGCGAAGGCGTCTTGCTCGATTCGGCGGGACTCCT
Coding sequences:
- the LOC112172972 gene encoding F-box protein GID2 gives rise to the protein MKRGLSMAEEGDNKMKKLKVEEEEEDKIEQQQEEEVVIVQGPGFTNLDDNLIFEVFKHVDARTLGMASCVSKQWHKTAQDERLWELICTRHWANIGCGNQQLRSVVLALGGFRRLHSLYIWPLTKPSPSSLSSLSSSSSSWAAPLKPMVAAKPHARWGKDEVNLSLSLLSIRFYEKMNYSNRGPGR
- the LOC112174670 gene encoding MFP1 attachment factor 1, which encodes MSDAESTLEAVDSQEPPKQQESQDRKPSSGAAYSLWPPTDRTRNAVVDRLIETLSTPSPLSRRYGTLSADEANEESRRIEQDAFAAAGGSAATEVSGENGMKILQIYSKEISKRMLEVVKAKNAAASAAENGASETAETGSTAAADDAAAVPSEDVKTETEST